From the genome of Bradyrhizobium elkanii USDA 76, one region includes:
- a CDS encoding acyltransferase family protein, with amino-acid sequence MLGHTIGSMLDRQKGFGPGFDFLRIALAISVVAAHAPYVASGSGDGEQAWISWFPHYAILVMFFALSGFLIAASGLRLSLKEFLTNRGMRIIPALAVEIVLSALILGPIFTALPLSDYFTNFGTYKYFTNIIGLVNYVLPGVFSGNPAPEVNSSLWTVPFEYGCYALMTVFILFGLLRKPPLIVLGALVLVGIGLALALTGHSAQSSQLPAGVAGTLHDRIFSTAPFLGRGAKLPVAFMLGIAIYLYRDRIPYNGWLLAACCALCAGAALLGPADWMSQPVLNLLIAPALVYITAYLGVSKLPRLPLVSRGDYSYGIYLYGFPVQQVVRVWLPHAPVIVQFAIALLLITLFAAFSWHWIEKPILKLRSRFSFVARQRLAPDDAAGTRQDIAPLAVAANAVRSRQSS; translated from the coding sequence ATGCTGGGGCACACGATCGGCAGCATGCTGGATCGGCAGAAGGGCTTTGGCCCCGGGTTCGATTTCCTCCGCATTGCACTTGCGATTTCCGTCGTCGCCGCCCACGCGCCCTATGTCGCGAGCGGTAGTGGCGACGGCGAGCAGGCGTGGATCTCCTGGTTTCCGCACTACGCCATTCTCGTGATGTTTTTCGCGCTGAGCGGCTTTCTGATCGCGGCGAGCGGCCTGCGGCTTTCCCTGAAGGAATTTCTCACCAATCGCGGCATGCGGATCATTCCGGCGCTTGCGGTCGAGATCGTGCTGTCGGCGCTGATCCTCGGGCCGATCTTCACCGCGCTGCCGCTGTCGGATTATTTCACCAACTTCGGCACTTACAAATACTTCACCAACATCATCGGCCTCGTGAACTACGTCCTGCCCGGCGTGTTCAGCGGCAATCCCGCGCCGGAGGTCAACAGCTCGCTGTGGACGGTGCCGTTCGAATATGGCTGCTACGCGCTGATGACGGTGTTCATCCTGTTCGGCCTGTTGCGCAAGCCGCCGCTCATCGTGCTCGGTGCGCTCGTGCTGGTCGGCATCGGCCTTGCGCTCGCACTCACCGGGCATAGCGCGCAATCGTCGCAACTGCCCGCCGGCGTCGCCGGCACGCTGCATGACAGGATCTTCAGCACGGCGCCGTTCCTCGGACGCGGCGCGAAGCTGCCGGTCGCGTTCATGCTCGGCATCGCGATCTATCTCTATCGTGACCGCATTCCCTACAACGGATGGCTTCTCGCCGCGTGCTGCGCGCTCTGCGCGGGCGCCGCGCTGCTCGGTCCGGCGGACTGGATGAGCCAGCCGGTGCTCAATCTCCTGATCGCCCCGGCGCTGGTCTACATTACCGCATATCTCGGCGTCTCGAAGCTGCCGCGGCTGCCGCTGGTCTCGCGCGGCGACTATTCCTACGGCATCTATCTCTACGGATTTCCGGTGCAGCAGGTGGTGCGGGTATGGCTGCCGCACGCGCCCGTGATCGTTCAGTTCGCGATCGCACTGCTGCTGATCACGCTGTTCGCCGCGTTCTCCTGGCACTGGATCGAGAAGCCGATCCTGAAACTGCGCAGCCGCTTCTCGTTCGTGGCGCGCCAGCGCCTTGCGCCGGACGACGCGGCCGGGACGCGCCAGGACATTGCGCCGCTTGCCGTTGCCGCGAACGCCGTCCGAAGCAGGCAGTCCTCCTGA
- a CDS encoding DUF4403 family protein, producing MRLPMHPRTIALGTAVVLVSFVISLKAMDWLAPSVTVQKPKLAELPPLPQAPRSSTIVAQVSVALSAIRDAAERGAPKTFGGKADNPVQQILQNADIGWTASRGPIAATGAQDVLTLTTPINGTLKVTGALSAKATGAVSDALGSLLGGNVAKQIGAVNIKNINANAEIKGNVTLTARPKLGASWRIEPNLQAQVNLGDTSLSTAGVRISVPAQVKPVIDKAVADQISVVEARLHDDPVFQNNARAQWAKACRSIPLQGTGGTTSMPPMWLELRPTRAIAAQPKVDASSLILTMGIEAETRITEAQTTPNCPFPEKLSIVPPMASQVAIGLPVDLSFTTLSQLVEAQLKGKTFPEDGSGPVDVTVKSASIAASGDRLLISLLVHAKEKASWFGLGAEATVHIWGRPRLDQPSQTLRLTDVELAVESEAAFGLLGAAARAAIPHMQQTLNDRLVVDLKPFATNAQRKVAAAIADLQKNEEGIRVDAEVNSIRLAGIDFDSKTLRVIVETDGTIKAAVTALPAL from the coding sequence ATGCGTCTACCGATGCATCCAAGGACGATAGCGCTCGGGACCGCGGTGGTGCTGGTCTCGTTCGTGATCAGCCTCAAGGCAATGGACTGGCTCGCGCCGAGCGTCACCGTACAGAAGCCGAAGCTCGCAGAGCTGCCGCCGCTGCCGCAGGCGCCGCGTTCCTCGACGATCGTGGCGCAGGTCTCGGTCGCGCTGTCGGCGATCCGCGACGCTGCCGAACGTGGCGCGCCGAAGACCTTCGGCGGCAAGGCCGACAACCCGGTCCAGCAAATCCTGCAAAATGCCGACATCGGCTGGACCGCATCGCGCGGGCCGATCGCGGCCACCGGCGCGCAGGACGTGCTGACGCTGACCACCCCGATCAACGGGACGCTCAAGGTTACCGGCGCGCTATCCGCCAAGGCAACCGGCGCGGTCAGCGACGCGCTCGGCAGCCTGCTCGGCGGCAATGTCGCCAAGCAGATCGGCGCCGTGAACATCAAGAACATCAACGCCAACGCCGAGATCAAGGGCAACGTCACCCTCACTGCGCGGCCGAAGCTCGGCGCGTCGTGGCGGATCGAGCCGAACCTGCAGGCACAGGTCAATCTCGGCGACACCAGCCTGTCGACGGCCGGCGTCCGCATCAGCGTGCCGGCCCAGGTCAAGCCTGTCATCGACAAGGCGGTCGCCGACCAGATTTCCGTGGTCGAGGCCCGCTTGCACGACGACCCGGTGTTCCAGAACAACGCCCGCGCGCAATGGGCCAAGGCCTGCCGCTCGATCCCGCTGCAAGGCACCGGCGGCACCACCTCGATGCCGCCGATGTGGCTCGAGCTGCGACCGACCCGCGCGATCGCCGCGCAGCCGAAGGTCGATGCGTCCTCGCTGATCCTGACGATGGGGATCGAGGCCGAAACGCGGATCACGGAGGCGCAGACCACTCCGAACTGCCCATTCCCCGAAAAACTCTCGATCGTGCCGCCGATGGCGAGCCAGGTCGCGATCGGCCTGCCGGTCGACCTGTCCTTCACCACGCTGAGCCAGCTGGTCGAGGCACAGCTCAAGGGCAAGACCTTCCCCGAGGACGGCTCCGGTCCGGTCGACGTGACCGTCAAGAGCGCGAGCATCGCCGCCTCCGGCGACCGGCTCCTGATCTCGCTCCTGGTGCACGCCAAGGAGAAGGCCAGCTGGTTCGGCCTGGGCGCCGAGGCGACCGTGCACATCTGGGGCCGGCCGCGGCTCGACCAGCCGTCGCAGACGCTGCGGCTGACCGACGTCGAGCTGGCGGTGGAATCCGAGGCCGCGTTCGGCCTGCTCGGCGCCGCCGCGCGCGCCGCGATCCCGCACATGCAGCAGACCCTCAACGACCGGCTGGTGGTCGACCTGAAGCCATTCGCGACCAACGCGCAGCGCAAGGTCGCCGCCGCCATCGCCGACCTGCAGAAGAACGAAGAAGGCATCCGCGTCGACGCCGAGGTCAACAGCATCCGGCTGGCCGGGATCGACTTCGATTCCAAGACGTTGCGGGTGATCGTGGAAACCGACGGCACCATCAAGGCCGCCGTCACCGCCTTACCGGCGCTCTGA
- a CDS encoding ABC transporter substrate-binding protein translates to MKTLLAAAAAGLALTVSATAANAQISDDVVKIGVLTDMSSLYADATGKGSVAAVEMAVADYGGKVKGKPVQVIAADHQNKPDVGVNIARNWYDNDKVDAILDVPTSSVALPISALTREKNRIHINSGGGSSDITGTACSPNTVHWTYDTYALSNVAGKAMVKRGEDTWFFVTADYAFGMALERDAANVVKESGGKVLGDVRHPLNSSDFSSFLLQAQASKAKVVALANAGGDTTNALKQASEFGLTQGGQKMIALLQEITDTHSLGIKATQGLIVTDAFYWDMNDETRAFSKRFNEKVGHMPTMIQAGLYSATMHYLKAIEAIGTDEAPKVMAQMRATPVNDFFAKNGHIRIDGRMVHDMYLFEVKKPEESKGEWDLYKLIATVPGDEAFRPLDKGGCPLVKSN, encoded by the coding sequence ATGAAAACACTCTTGGCCGCAGCGGCGGCCGGCCTCGCGCTCACGGTTTCAGCGACCGCGGCGAACGCCCAGATCTCCGACGACGTCGTCAAGATCGGCGTGCTCACCGACATGTCGAGCCTCTATGCGGACGCCACCGGCAAGGGCTCGGTCGCCGCCGTCGAGATGGCGGTCGCCGATTACGGCGGCAAGGTGAAAGGCAAGCCGGTGCAGGTGATCGCAGCGGATCACCAGAACAAGCCCGACGTCGGCGTCAACATCGCACGCAACTGGTACGACAACGACAAGGTCGACGCGATCCTCGACGTGCCGACCTCGTCGGTCGCATTGCCGATCTCGGCGCTGACGCGCGAGAAGAACAGAATCCACATCAATTCCGGCGGCGGCTCCTCCGATATCACTGGCACCGCCTGCTCGCCCAACACGGTGCACTGGACCTACGACACCTATGCGCTGTCGAACGTCGCCGGCAAGGCGATGGTCAAGCGCGGCGAGGACACCTGGTTCTTCGTCACCGCCGACTACGCCTTCGGCATGGCGCTGGAACGCGATGCCGCCAATGTGGTCAAGGAAAGCGGCGGCAAGGTGCTCGGCGACGTGCGTCATCCGCTCAACTCGTCGGACTTCTCGTCCTTCCTGCTGCAGGCGCAGGCCTCCAAGGCCAAGGTCGTGGCGCTGGCGAACGCCGGCGGCGACACCACCAACGCGCTGAAGCAGGCTTCCGAATTCGGCCTGACCCAGGGCGGCCAGAAGATGATCGCGCTGCTCCAGGAGATCACCGACACCCATTCGCTCGGCATCAAGGCGACCCAGGGCCTGATCGTCACCGACGCCTTCTACTGGGACATGAACGACGAGACCCGCGCCTTCTCGAAGCGCTTCAACGAGAAGGTCGGCCACATGCCGACCATGATCCAGGCCGGCCTCTACTCGGCGACCATGCATTACCTGAAGGCGATCGAGGCCATCGGCACCGACGAGGCGCCGAAGGTGATGGCCCAGATGCGCGCCACGCCGGTCAACGACTTCTTCGCCAAGAACGGCCATATCCGGATCGACGGCCGCATGGTGCACGACATGTATCTGTTCGAGGTCAAGAAGCCCGAGGAATCCAAGGGCGAGTGGGATCTCTACAAGCTGATCGCCACCGTGCCCGGCGACGAGGCGTTCCGCCCGCTCGACAAGGGCGGCTGTCCGCTGGTGAAGTCGAACTGA
- a CDS encoding sulfite exporter TauE/SafE family protein — protein MITSIVADLPAPFVLAVALAGVFLIAFMKGAFGGGFAIVGIPLLSLAMDPIAAGALLAPLFIVMDVTALRFWRPSTWSRIDLAMLLPALVVGIGLGYFVLRDLDRHAVEIVMGVVTLVFAALWFLGGGEIKPRPRSAFKATFAGLSSGVTTMVAHSGGPPLAIYLLPLGMPKALYAGTTSLFFTVGNLLKAGPWLVLATPSHSLWMLMALCVPAVPVGVWAGWRLHERLDQRALYRACYAILVITAAKLLWDGLAGYLSS, from the coding sequence ATGATCACGTCCATCGTCGCTGACCTGCCCGCGCCGTTTGTGCTCGCGGTCGCGCTGGCCGGCGTCTTCCTGATCGCCTTCATGAAGGGCGCGTTCGGCGGCGGCTTTGCCATCGTCGGCATCCCGCTGCTGTCGCTGGCGATGGACCCGATCGCGGCGGGCGCGCTGCTGGCGCCGTTGTTCATCGTCATGGACGTCACCGCGCTGCGGTTCTGGCGCCCGAGCACATGGTCGCGCATCGACCTCGCGATGCTGCTGCCGGCGCTCGTCGTCGGCATCGGCCTCGGCTACTTCGTGCTGCGCGATCTCGACCGGCATGCCGTCGAGATCGTGATGGGCGTGGTGACGCTGGTGTTCGCCGCGCTGTGGTTTCTCGGCGGCGGCGAGATCAAGCCGCGTCCGCGCTCCGCGTTCAAGGCGACGTTCGCCGGCTTGTCCTCCGGCGTCACCACGATGGTGGCGCATTCGGGCGGGCCGCCGCTTGCGATCTATCTGCTGCCGCTCGGCATGCCGAAGGCGCTTTACGCCGGCACCACCAGCCTGTTCTTCACGGTCGGCAACCTCTTGAAGGCAGGCCCGTGGCTCGTGCTCGCCACACCGTCACACAGCCTGTGGATGCTGATGGCGCTTTGCGTGCCGGCGGTGCCGGTCGGCGTCTGGGCCGGATGGCGGCTGCACGAACGTCTCGACCAGCGCGCGCTGTACCGCGCCTGCTACGCCATTCTGGTCATCACCGCCGCCAAGCTGCTGTGGGACGGATTGGCCGGATATCTCAGCTCCTGA
- a CDS encoding L,D-transpeptidase, whose translation MFNSIKLNSRLAAAAFGALAIGTVAFVNTAAAAPLPIFPFILTPPTEAVQPPVQSMPQAQEEDRSVELPARLRRQVVAYPTREAPGTIIIDTPHTYLYLVLGNGQAMRYGIGIGRDGFTWSGTQTITKKAEWPDWTPPPEMIARQPYLPRHMAGGPGNPLGARAMYLGGTIYRIHGTNAPETIGTRVSSGCLRLTNADVSDLYSRVSVGTKVIVLPMTDRRADLGSAVR comes from the coding sequence ATGTTCAATTCCATCAAGCTGAACTCGCGTCTCGCTGCCGCCGCCTTCGGTGCGCTGGCGATTGGCACCGTCGCATTCGTAAATACCGCCGCGGCCGCTCCGCTGCCGATCTTCCCCTTCATCCTGACGCCGCCGACCGAGGCCGTGCAGCCCCCGGTGCAGTCGATGCCGCAGGCGCAGGAGGAAGACCGTTCGGTCGAATTGCCCGCCCGCCTGCGCCGCCAGGTCGTCGCCTATCCGACGCGCGAGGCGCCCGGCACCATCATCATCGACACCCCGCACACCTATCTCTATCTCGTGCTCGGCAACGGCCAAGCCATGCGTTACGGCATCGGCATCGGCCGCGACGGTTTCACCTGGTCGGGCACCCAGACCATCACCAAGAAGGCGGAGTGGCCGGATTGGACGCCCCCGCCGGAAATGATCGCCCGCCAGCCCTATCTGCCGCGCCACATGGCCGGCGGCCCCGGCAATCCGCTCGGCGCCCGCGCCATGTATCTCGGCGGCACCATCTACCGCATCCACGGCACCAACGCGCCGGAGACGATCGGCACCCGCGTGTCCTCCGGTTGCCTGCGCCTGACCAATGCAGATGTCTCCGACCTCTATTCGCGGGTCAGCGTCGGCACCAAGGTGATCGTGCTGCCGATGACCGACCGCCGCGCCGATCTCGGCTCGGCCGTCCGCTAA
- a CDS encoding PRC-barrel domain-containing protein, giving the protein MAVEVETRPHQLIASDRVEGTAVRRANGDMIGHIERLMIDKISGKVSYAVLSFGGFLGIGTNLIPLPWGRLHYNPTFEAYELDIEDEELKRAPSFRADKDFDWGDRSQEVELHRFYGVPPYWGGF; this is encoded by the coding sequence AGACCAGGCCGCATCAGCTCATTGCAAGCGACCGGGTCGAGGGGACGGCGGTGCGCCGGGCCAATGGCGACATGATCGGCCATATCGAGCGGCTGATGATCGACAAGATCTCGGGCAAGGTATCGTACGCGGTGTTGAGCTTCGGCGGCTTCCTGGGCATCGGAACCAATTTGATCCCGCTGCCCTGGGGCCGGCTGCACTACAACCCGACGTTCGAGGCCTATGAGCTCGACATCGAGGACGAGGAGCTGAAGCGCGCGCCGTCGTTCCGTGCCGACAAGGATTTCGATTGGGGCGATCGCTCGCAGGAAGTCGAGCTGCATCGCTTCTACGGCGTGCCGCCCTATTGGGGCGGCTTCTGA
- a CDS encoding alpha-mannosidase, producing MNDKDRESGDPAVARIRGRYPQYTRRRLQGFAERLQQKIHADRVPVTSLALAGPTERISLEDALKLDYRPAPLGETLGPLWATYWVHVMAEVPQAWAGSRVDLYWDSRSEALLWLNGCSSQGLNPGRHTAPLVQSASGGETISFHVEVACNGLFGAFWSDPQAYALVACELRRFDPEASAFYFDYEVLRQLEADRDPTTKPRSYGAVGETAQPALDRTWAGRLLHDLNRICNITDPDDRATWPAARAILDGLLAARNGSITHEMSAIGHAHLDTAWLWPLVETRRKAQRSFSTAVALMERYPDFKFACSQAYQYAVIEQNDPDLFARIRAKAAAGQWIPVGGSWIEPDCNLPWGESICRQFLYGQRYFEQTFGARSSVFWNPDVFGYDAQLPQLMQQAGMSRFLTQKLSWNKFTSPPHHSFHWRGLDGSTVLAHFPPADTYNGSAQVAELRYHAANYKDADRSSDALYLFGYGDGGGGADETMLETLQRARDLQGLPRIQIRSVDEFFDRLAISTPDLATIEGELYLEYHRGTYTTQAETKRLNRACEAGLQALEFVTTVAAACRQPAPSAQEIEALWRTLLVNQFHDIIPGSSIREVYERAEVELAGVAEEAGRRTQAVLETLCDPEDGTWTAINTLGCARAEVASDPDGELRHIVAAPFAAGETTTTDDRVVVAADADGFVLSNARLEARTDRSGLVRSLLHVASGRETFASPAARLLLLDDRPLDFEAWDIDPFALETAREVAGEVSCAVLSDGGLRGEVRFERGLGRASRLAQVIRLDAGADHLEFETTVDWQERKTALKVMFPVACRASNATYETMFGATERPTHANTDADAAKYEVPGHRWADLAEPDFGVSLFSDCRHGYSAFGSQLALTLLRGSELPDPQADIRRHRMRYAIYPHHGDWRRADTVGRALRFERPVLWTKGKPRAPLRHSLLTASPANVIVDTIKPAEDGDGWVVRLYESAGIRAAATLDFGVDIASVWMSNTLEDRIEALATEGRRYRLALRPFQIATLRIFQA from the coding sequence ATGAATGACAAGGACCGCGAGAGCGGCGATCCCGCGGTAGCCCGGATTCGCGGCCGCTACCCGCAATACACGCGGCGCCGGTTGCAAGGCTTTGCGGAGCGGCTGCAACAGAAGATTCATGCCGACCGCGTGCCGGTCACCTCGCTCGCGCTTGCCGGTCCCACCGAGCGAATCAGCCTCGAGGACGCGCTCAAGCTCGATTATCGGCCGGCCCCATTGGGCGAGACGCTGGGACCGCTATGGGCGACCTATTGGGTGCACGTCATGGCCGAGGTGCCGCAGGCCTGGGCCGGCTCGCGCGTGGATCTGTATTGGGACAGCCGCTCGGAAGCGTTGCTTTGGCTCAACGGATGTTCCTCGCAGGGTCTCAATCCCGGCCGCCACACCGCGCCGCTCGTTCAGTCGGCGAGCGGCGGGGAGACGATCAGCTTCCATGTGGAGGTGGCCTGCAACGGCCTGTTCGGTGCCTTCTGGAGCGATCCGCAGGCCTACGCGCTGGTCGCCTGCGAGCTGCGCCGCTTCGATCCCGAGGCCTCGGCATTCTATTTCGACTACGAAGTGCTGCGCCAGCTCGAGGCTGACCGCGATCCCACGACAAAGCCGAGGTCATACGGAGCTGTCGGAGAGACGGCGCAGCCGGCGCTGGATCGGACCTGGGCGGGGCGCCTGCTGCACGATCTCAACCGCATCTGCAACATCACCGACCCCGACGATCGCGCGACATGGCCGGCGGCGCGGGCGATCCTCGACGGCCTGCTCGCGGCACGAAACGGCAGCATCACCCACGAGATGTCGGCGATCGGCCACGCCCATCTCGACACGGCATGGCTGTGGCCGCTGGTGGAAACCCGCCGCAAGGCGCAACGCAGCTTCTCCACGGCGGTGGCGCTGATGGAGCGCTATCCCGATTTCAAGTTCGCCTGCTCGCAGGCCTATCAGTATGCCGTCATCGAACAGAATGACCCTGACCTGTTCGCCCGAATTCGCGCCAAGGCCGCCGCCGGCCAATGGATTCCGGTCGGCGGCAGCTGGATCGAGCCGGACTGCAATCTGCCGTGGGGCGAGTCGATCTGCCGTCAGTTCCTCTATGGTCAGCGCTATTTCGAGCAGACGTTCGGCGCGCGCTCCAGCGTGTTCTGGAATCCAGACGTGTTCGGCTACGACGCCCAGCTGCCGCAGCTGATGCAGCAGGCGGGGATGTCGCGCTTCCTGACCCAGAAGCTGTCGTGGAACAAGTTCACCTCACCGCCGCATCACAGCTTCCACTGGCGCGGACTGGACGGCAGCACGGTGCTGGCGCATTTCCCGCCGGCGGACACCTACAACGGATCGGCGCAGGTCGCGGAGCTCCGCTATCACGCCGCCAATTACAAGGACGCCGACCGTTCGTCCGACGCACTCTATCTGTTCGGCTATGGCGACGGCGGCGGCGGTGCCGACGAGACGATGCTCGAGACGTTGCAGCGCGCAAGGGACTTGCAGGGGCTGCCGCGGATCCAGATTCGCTCCGTCGACGAGTTCTTCGACCGCCTGGCGATATCGACGCCGGATCTGGCGACGATCGAAGGCGAGCTCTATCTCGAATATCATCGTGGCACCTACACCACCCAGGCCGAGACCAAGCGCCTCAACCGCGCTTGCGAGGCCGGCCTTCAGGCGCTCGAATTCGTGACCACTGTCGCGGCTGCCTGCCGGCAACCGGCACCATCCGCACAGGAGATCGAAGCGCTGTGGCGCACGCTGCTGGTCAACCAGTTCCACGACATCATTCCCGGCAGCAGCATTCGCGAGGTCTATGAACGTGCGGAGGTCGAACTCGCCGGCGTGGCGGAGGAGGCCGGGCGCCGCACGCAAGCCGTGCTGGAGACACTGTGCGATCCCGAAGACGGCACTTGGACAGCCATCAACACGCTGGGCTGCGCGCGCGCCGAGGTCGCGTCCGACCCCGACGGCGAGCTTCGTCACATCGTCGCCGCGCCGTTTGCGGCGGGCGAAACGACGACGACCGACGATCGCGTCGTGGTCGCCGCCGATGCGGACGGCTTCGTGCTGTCGAACGCGCGGCTCGAAGCGCGCACTGATCGCAGCGGGCTTGTTCGGTCGCTGCTGCATGTTGCGAGCGGCCGCGAGACCTTCGCATCACCGGCAGCCCGGCTGCTGCTGCTCGATGACCGGCCGCTCGATTTCGAGGCATGGGATATCGATCCGTTCGCGCTGGAGACCGCGCGCGAGGTGGCAGGGGAGGTGAGCTGCGCCGTGCTGTCGGATGGCGGACTGCGCGGCGAGGTCCGTTTCGAGCGCGGGCTCGGACGCGCGAGCCGGCTCGCGCAGGTGATCCGCCTCGATGCCGGCGCCGATCATCTCGAATTCGAAACCACGGTCGATTGGCAGGAGCGCAAGACGGCGCTGAAGGTCATGTTCCCCGTCGCGTGCCGTGCATCCAACGCAACCTATGAAACCATGTTCGGCGCAACCGAGCGACCGACGCATGCCAACACGGATGCCGATGCGGCCAAGTACGAGGTGCCCGGCCATCGCTGGGCCGATCTCGCCGAGCCGGATTTCGGCGTGTCGCTGTTCAGCGACTGCCGTCACGGCTATTCGGCGTTCGGCAGCCAGCTCGCGCTGACGCTGCTGCGCGGCTCCGAATTGCCTGATCCGCAGGCCGATATCAGGCGGCACCGGATGCGCTATGCGATCTATCCCCATCACGGCGACTGGCGCCGCGCGGACACGGTCGGGCGCGCCTTGCGGTTCGAGCGTCCGGTGCTGTGGACGAAGGGAAAACCGCGCGCGCCGTTGCGACACTCGCTTTTGACGGCGTCGCCGGCCAACGTGATCGTCGATACGATCAAGCCCGCCGAGGATGGCGACGGCTGGGTGGTGCGGCTCTACGAGAGCGCAGGCATTCGCGCCGCCGCGACGCTCGATTTCGGCGTCGACATCGCGTCGGTGTGGATGAGCAACACCCTGGAAGACCGCATCGAGGCCCTGGCAACCGAGGGTCGGCGGTACCGCCTGGCGCTGCGTCCATTCCAGATCGCAACGCTGCGGATCTTCCAGGCGTAA
- a CDS encoding PRC-barrel domain-containing protein, whose protein sequence is MLVKSIIAGLAGTALLATVAVAQTPTDKGDKMSPAATSPAPAASTSATSPTEFKGNWRASKVAGLSVYNDKNESVGSINDLLMDKSGTIKAVVIGVGGFLGVGEHLVAVPLDKVKFVSEPIAYTGASNGTGGTAKTNTTTGAAPAAAAKPNPWYPDHAVFNASKDELKAMPEFKYSTD, encoded by the coding sequence ATGTTGGTCAAATCCATCATCGCCGGCCTCGCCGGCACCGCGCTGCTTGCAACCGTCGCCGTTGCGCAGACGCCAACCGACAAGGGCGACAAGATGTCTCCTGCGGCCACGTCGCCGGCTCCAGCGGCATCGACGTCAGCGACGTCGCCGACCGAGTTCAAGGGCAACTGGCGTGCGTCGAAGGTCGCCGGACTCAGCGTCTATAACGACAAGAACGAGAGCGTCGGGTCGATCAACGATCTGCTGATGGACAAGAGCGGTACGATCAAGGCGGTCGTGATCGGTGTCGGCGGCTTCCTTGGCGTCGGCGAGCATCTGGTCGCCGTGCCGCTCGACAAGGTGAAGTTCGTCAGCGAGCCGATCGCCTATACCGGCGCGTCCAACGGTACCGGCGGCACCGCCAAGACGAACACCACCACGGGCGCAGCCCCGGCGGCGGCGGCGAAGCCGAATCCCTGGTATCCGGATCACGCCGTGTTCAACGCGTCCAAGGATGAGCTGAAGGCGATGCCTGAGTTCAAGTACTCGACCGACTAA